A stretch of the Bradyrhizobium arachidis genome encodes the following:
- a CDS encoding ribose-phosphate pyrophosphokinase, which yields MSAKNGSIKLVAGNSNPALAQAIAQGLHLPLTKAVVRRFADMEIFVEIQENVRGSDAFIIQSTSFPANDHLMELLIITDALRRSSARRITAVLPYFGYARQDRKSGSRTPISAKLVANLITQAGVDRVMTLDLHAGQIQGFFDIPTDNLYAAPLMVRDIKEKFDLSKVMVISPDVGGVARARGLAKRINTPLAIVDKRRERPGESEVMNVIGDVAGHTCILVDDIVDSGGTLVNAADALIAKGAKDVYAYITHGVLSGGAAARIANSKLKELVITDSILPTDAVSKAPNIRTLPIASLISDAIARTASEESVSSLFD from the coding sequence ATGTCGGCCAAAAACGGCTCGATCAAGCTCGTTGCCGGCAACTCCAATCCGGCTCTCGCCCAGGCCATCGCGCAGGGCCTGCATCTGCCGCTGACGAAGGCGGTGGTGCGGCGCTTCGCCGACATGGAGATCTTCGTCGAGATCCAGGAGAACGTCCGCGGCTCGGATGCCTTCATCATCCAGTCGACCTCGTTCCCGGCGAACGACCATCTGATGGAGTTGCTGATCATCACCGACGCGCTGCGCCGCTCCTCGGCGCGCCGCATCACGGCGGTGCTGCCCTATTTCGGCTATGCGCGGCAGGATCGCAAATCCGGTTCGCGCACGCCGATCTCGGCAAAACTGGTCGCGAACCTGATCACCCAGGCCGGCGTCGACCGCGTCATGACGCTCGACCTGCATGCCGGCCAGATCCAGGGCTTCTTCGACATCCCGACCGACAACCTCTATGCCGCCCCGCTGATGGTGCGCGACATCAAGGAAAAGTTCGACCTCTCCAAGGTGATGGTGATCTCGCCCGACGTCGGCGGCGTGGCCCGTGCGCGCGGCCTCGCCAAGCGCATCAACACCCCGCTCGCGATCGTCGACAAGCGCCGTGAGCGTCCCGGCGAGTCCGAGGTGATGAACGTGATCGGCGACGTCGCCGGCCACACCTGCATCCTGGTCGACGATATCGTGGACTCCGGTGGCACGCTGGTGAACGCGGCCGATGCGCTGATCGCCAAGGGAGCCAAGGACGTCTACGCCTATATCACCCACGGCGTTCTGTCCGGCGGCGCCGCCGCCCGCATCGCGAACTCCAAGCTGAAGGAGCTCGTGATCACCGATTCCATCCTGCCGACGGATGCGGTGAGCAAGGCGCCGAACATCCGCACGCTGCCGATCGCCAGCCTGATCTCGGACGCGATCGCGCGCACCGCGTCGGAAGAGTCGGTGTCGAGCCTGTTCGACTAG